TTCTGACGTGCCGTTCGACGCGGCCGGTCTGGAAGGCCGCCGCGAGGGCGACGACACGCTCTGGCCGCTCGACGTCGCAGGCAAGACGACCTGGATTTCCGTGGTCTCGATGGGCAATCCGCACGCCGTGCAGGTGGTGGATAACGTCGACACCGCACCGGTCGAGACGGACGGCCCGCTGGTCGAGCGTCACCCCCGTTTCCCGCGCCGGGTGAACGCCGGTTTCCTGCAAGTGGTGAGTGAGCACGAAGCGCGACTGCGCGTGTACGAGCGCGGCGCAGGCGAAACGCTGGCCTGCGGCACGGGCGCGTGTGCGGCGGCGGTCGCGGGCATCCGTCGCGGTTTGCTCAAGGCACCTGTAGCCATCGAGACGCACGGCGGCACGCTCACCATCGACTGGGACGGCGCAAGCGGTCCGGTCATCATGACGGGACCGGCTGCCACGGTCTTCGAAGGTACGATCGAAGTCTGACGTCTTCGGCGTCAGGGCAGGCAGCATGGCATTGGTTTCAGACGGATTCTGATTTAGCGACCCAGGCGGCCGCCCGTCACCCTTGTGTTCGGCGTCACGAATATGAGGCACGACAGGCGGCAGTTGACGAACAGCAGACGGACATTCATGAACGACCGAGATATTGCGGAATACCTGATTGCGCATCCCGACTTCTTCGAGCGCCATGCCGAATTGCTGGCTGGCGTGCGGCTCACCAGCCCGCACGGCCAGCGGGCGGTGTCGCTGCAGGAGCGTCAGATCGAGATGCAGCGCGAGAAGACCAAGCAGATCGAGCGGCGCCTCGCCGAACTGATGCGCT
This window of the Pandoraea sputorum genome carries:
- the dapF gene encoding diaminopimelate epimerase yields the protein MKLKFTKMQGAGNDFVVIDGISQTIDFTPEQWRALADRHFGVGADQLLLVERSSMPGVDFRYRIFNADGGEVEHCGNGARCFVKFVRDTGLTDKQTVRVEVQQGVITLTMREDGQVSVDMGAPILTPSDVPFDAAGLEGRREGDDTLWPLDVAGKTTWISVVSMGNPHAVQVVDNVDTAPVETDGPLVERHPRFPRRVNAGFLQVVSEHEARLRVYERGAGETLACGTGACAAAVAGIRRGLLKAPVAIETHGGTLTIDWDGASGPVIMTGPAATVFEGTIEV